In Mytilus galloprovincialis chromosome 1, xbMytGall1.hap1.1, whole genome shotgun sequence, the following are encoded in one genomic region:
- the LOC143083542 gene encoding uncharacterized protein LOC143083542 translates to MYIILADGTTTDGYHTVYASNTSNTWTSGTVLYNGTHLPTDIYFDAVFRFLTYVPPVHSPVTELELCEIGIIGCPPTHYGPLCNTTCPHNCNGPCDLESGICILGCMNGWTDVKCDKECSAGLYGKDCRETCSINCLNSPCNHVTGECIGGCQDGWQGFNCSQNCPNGQFGRNCSRSCNGCVSSMCNSVDGLCDNTTSCNPGYEHTNECNISCDDGDFGIDCAQKCYCFSAPCNKSDGICPPGGCETGFFRSIM, encoded by the exons TGGACTAGTGGAACAGTTTTATACAATGGGACACATCTACCTACTGATATCTACTTTGACGCCGTTTTTCGATTCCTGACTTATGTACCTCCAGTTCATAGTCCAGTTACAGAACTTGAGCTATGTGAAATTGGGATTATAG gTTGTCCACCTACACATTATGGTCCGCTCTGTAATACAACGTGCCCCCATAATTGTAATGGACCATGTGACCTTGAAAGTGGGATTTGCATTCTTGGATGTATGAATGGGTGGACTGATGTAAAATGTGACAAAG aATGTTCTGCTGGTTTATACGGTAAAGATTGTCGTGAAACTTGTTCAATTAACTGTTTGAATTCTCCATGCAATCACGTAACAGGAGAATGCATTGGTGGCTGTCAAGATGGATGGCAGGGATTCAATTGTTCCCAAA ATTGTCCTAATGGTCAGTTTGGGAGAAACTGTTCTAGATCTTGTAACGGATGTGTATCAAGTATGTGTAATTCTGTAGATGGATTGTGTGATAACACAACTAGTTGTAATCCTGGCTATGAACACACCAATGAATGTAACATAT CTTGCGACGATGGAGACTTTGGTATTGATTGTGCGCAGAAATGTTACTGTTTTAGTGCACCTTGCAACAAGTCGGATGGAATATGTCCACCTGGAGGCTGTGAGACGGGTTTTTTTAGGTCAATCATGTAA